The DNA region CACGAACTGGTGGGGCACCCCCAGCACGCCTAGCAGCGCCTGATCCACCGTGCCTACACCGTATTCGCTCAGGCCCGCGCGTTTGCGGGCGCTGAACCAGCTCTCGGCGCGGACGTTCAGCCGCTCCTCGGCGGCGGTGGCCGAATCGTTCTGTGGGTTGAGGGTCCGCGTCAAGTTCTCCTGATACGCCTTGTTCAGCAACGCGCCCCCGTGCATCAGTTGGAGGTCCGGCTCGACCTCCCGCCGCGAGGCCTCATGCAGGAACTGGCGAAAGCGCATATACATCGCGTTGCCCGTCGCCTGGGTGGGCAGGGCAATGTACAGGCCCCGGTGCCCCAATTTCGTTTGCAGCCAGGTTGCCGCGTGCAGCCCGGCCTCCGTCTTGCCCTCGCCCATCGGGGCCTCCACCAGAATAAGGGTGGGTTCGGCGCTCAGGGTGGGCAGGAGGGCCGCCAGTTGCTCTTGCAGGGCGCGGGGCAGGAAGCCGGGGATGTAGGCGAACATCTCGGCGGGCGACTGAACTTCAGTTTGCAGCGGCCTACGTTCTGTCCAACCAACGCTCCTCAGCTTGGCCCGGGCCTTGCCGCGCGCCTTCTCGAAGTAGGCCGCTAGGTTCTCGATGGGCAGCGGATCCACCTGGGACGGCACCTCGAAGCTGCTGCCCAACCAGTCGGCGAAGCTCGTCAGGCCCGCAAGGCGCATATAGGCTGGGGCAGAGAGATCGTGGAGAGGAGGTGACATGCTCAACCCCAGTGCCTGCAACACCTTCTTGAACAGCATGAACTGAGCGCCCTCCCAATCGCCCGCTCCGCGCTCGTGGGTGGGAATCTGGAGGCCCTGCCTGGAGGTGGGCCGCCCGTGGTGACAGCCAACGGCATCCGCGACTTTTTCCCTGGCGGCTTGACCCCAACCGACTCGCTTGAGCAGAGGGGGCAACAGTAGTTGCGAGACTTCACCGTGCGGGACGTTGCTGGTCCCCAGGCCCGCCATCAGCCGCTCCACGCCGGGCAGCGGCCTCTTCTCCGCCATATTCCAGAGAGCTTGAAAGGTGGGGCTGGCCTTGCCCAAATCGTGCAGCCCGGCTAGAGCGCAGACCCAGCGGCGGGCGGTCTCTACGTCCACCCCGTAATCCTCGGCGAGAAGGGTCAGCGTGTGAGGCGGTTCCAGCTCCAGAATCTCCCAAGTGCAGGCAGCCACGTCCAGCAGGTGCGTTAAAACGGGAAGATAGCGCCCGTCGCCCGCTTTGCCGTCGCTCCGGCGGTCACTTTTGGCCCACAGATACCACGCTTGCTGTGTCGCTCTGTCCATGCCTCAGCGTAAGAGGACAGTGCGTCAAATCGTGTCGGAGTTGCGGTCCATCCAGTCCGCGAGCCGGAGGCCGTCCATCCGCTCGTATTCGCGCGTTATGTGTCACCAGCTCCAGTCCCCGGGCCAGCGCCACGCCTGCGTCCAGCAGGTCACAGGGGCCAATGGGCGTGCCCTATTGCCAAAGGGCGGTGCGGATATACGATGTGATTCCGGCATCCTGCGGCCCGTAGTCCAGCACCATGACTTGCGGCAGCCACAGGTTCAGGGCCACTTCCACTACCGCCAGGCGAGCGGGTTTGAGGCTCATGCCGAACTCCAGCTCAATCAGGGTCACGGTGTTGACCGCCAGTTCGGTCAGGGGCATGGCGGCAAGGTGGCTTCGAACCGCGCCCTCACCGCGCACGGCGAGGCTGATGGTATCGGTATCCAGCAGGAAGCGAATCAGAACAAGTTCCGTTCATGGGGCGGCAGTACATCGTCCTCGGGCATCTCGAAGTCGGCAAGTTCGGGGGAGGGGGCGGACGTGAAGAAGGCCGGCGCTTCGGGAGACCACTGTTGCCCTGCCGCTCCTATGGCGGTCAACTGAACGGCGGGCTTGCCATTCCGTGCGATGACGACAGTTTCGCCGCGCTCGGCGGCGTCCACCAGCTTGCTGAGCTGCTTTTTGGCGTCGTGCATGTTGAACACAGTCATGACTTCTACTTAGCTAAGCGGTTAGCTCAGACGTTACACTATCCCTAGTCCTCGCGTGGGCGGGGATGGTCCGCTATAGCCCGAAGGGCGTCCGTTTTCCCCGTGTGGGCGGGGATGGGTAAGGTCGGGCTCTCAAAGTAATAGAAATAAGCGAGCGAATTACTCAAGCTATACCCCGAAGGGATTGTATTTCTCCTTGACCTCGCGTAGGGTGGGATTGGAGGTGAATAACGAAAGACGCCCACTCCTGGCGGGGAGTGAACGTCGGTCAGCAAACAAAAGTACTGTCGGTCTTCGTTTGCGAGGGCAGTCTAATCGGCTGTCTTCGTCCGCTCAAGGAGGTAAACCACGATGAGCCCATCTGAGTGCATAGTCCTGCTGGAAAGGCTGTTCCAGCTTGCCGAAACGCGGCTGGAGCAGGGCCAACGTCCAGAAAGTCTGCTTCCCCTCCTGCGTCTGGCGACGGAATTGCTGGAGCTTGAGGACGAGTAGGGCTTGGTGAGGGCAGGGGGAAGTCCCCCCTGCCTTCTCTTTCTGATAGCACTGCACTTAATTTTTCTAACTGGTTTCCTGTTGTCAAACTCTGTGCGACAAGGAGGCGACACCTCTCCTTCACACTTTCCAAAGGAGGTGCAATGTTGGCTAGCTTTTCGCTTATTGACGACGGCTGGATTCCCAGTCGTCCACTGGAAGGCGGCGCGGTGCAGCACGTGGGCCTGCGCGAGGTCCTGACGCAGGCGCAGGCGTTCGAACGTATAGATGACCCGTCGCCGCTGGTGACAGTGGCCCTGTACCGCCTGTGCCTCGCCGTGCTGCACCGGGCACTGCGAGGCCCGGGGGACGCCGCGCAGGTGGCGGAGTGGTACAGCGGCGGCTTCTCACAGGAGGCCATTCACAGATATCTGGACGCGCACGCGGACCGCTTCGACCTGTTTCACGAGACGCTGCCCTTTATGCAAGTGGCAGACCTGACGCCTGAACTGGACGGCGGCAAGTACCTGAGCCACTGGACCCGCCTGGGCACGGAAGTGGGCAGCGCGAATACGACGGCGCTGTTTAACCCGGCGGGGCGGCCCGGCGGCGAGCGGAACGACTCGATTTCCCCCGCTGAGGCCGCGCGGCGCTTGCTGGAGCATCAGACCTTTGCATTGGGGGGACTGATCAAGCGGTTTACTACGTCCGCCAAGGCCGCTCCCATCGCCACCTTCGCCCTCACCCTCCCGCAGGGCCGCACCCTGCACGAGACGTTCTGCCTGAATTTGGTGCCCTACCGGCCCGATGGGGACGCACCGGCCTGGGAACAACCTCCCCTACGCGCCGAGGCGGTGCGGAAGTTATATGAGGGGAGCGCCGATCTTTCCCGCGTAGTCATGGGCCTGACCGACCATTACTCCTGGGTCAGCCGCTCGGTTCGGTTGACCCAGGTGGAGGAAGACGGTTCGGTCCGCGTTCGTTTCATCGGTTTTGCGGCGGGCATTCCCTTCAAGAACACGCTGGAGGAGACGGGCAAGACTGTAGACCCGATGGTGGCGACGGTTCCTGGCCGTGATCCCAAGCAGCCCTTCCCCTTTCCCCAGAAGCTGCGCCGCGAGCAACTGTTCTGGCGTGACGTGCTGGCCCTGCTGCCCGAGCCGCAAAACCAGCGGCAAGTGCTGGAAGGCGGACAGGCGGCAGGCCAGGTGGTCCGGGTCAAGGGCACCCCACCCGCCAGCGTCTACCACGCCCGCGAGGTGCTGAGGGCGCTGGAGGAGCAGGGCCACAGCATCGGTGGCAGCTTCGACTTGGACGCACTGGAGGACGCCCCCACCAGTCGCTACGCATATGCGCAGCCAGTCATTCCGGTGAGTGTTTTCGGGCAGGTGACCGATCAGGGCAAGGCGTTCTCGTACCGGCAGGAGGGTTACACCCTGCCCCATGCCTTTGTCGAGGAGCCCCAGCGCTTCACCGACGAGGTGTTCACTGCCCTGGAAGCCGCCAAGCACGCGGGTGGCGGCCTCAAGCAAGCCATTCGCCGTCTGGTGGTGGAGACGCTCTCACGCGGTGGTGAGCGTGAGCCGCACAAAGACGACGTGAATAAGTTGATGGACCAACTTCCCGCCGAGGCGACGTTCTGGGCGCGGCTAGAGGCCCCGTTTCGACAATACCTCGCCGCGCTGGACGACTCGCCCCCGGCTGCGGCGCGGGAGTGGCGGCGCACCCTCACCCGCACCGCCTGGGACGCCTGGACGTTGGCCTGTCAGGGCGTGGGCGAAGGCGCGGCAGCGTTGCGGGCCGCGAGTATCGCCAAGGGCATTCTGGTCAGCACTTTAAAGCCATTGAATTCAGGAGGCGACTGAATGACCGCAGAAGAAGAGAAAAAGCCTCAGGAAAGGCAGACCCAACGCCAAAAGCAACTGGAAAAATGGCAGAGGTTCTTTGAGTCCTTGGCGGAATTTGATCGCGGGCAATTGGCTAAGCTCCGCCAGTCGCTTGCCAATAGACCTGCCCGTTTCCTCACTGGCACTCTCTATGCTGCTGGGCTGGAAAATGAAACGCGCGTAGAGTGGCAAAGAGATGTCTTGGAACTCGTGGCGGGCCTGTTCTCGCTCGTTGAGCGTCCTCACGACGAGCAGACGGAGGCCGAGGCTGAGCGGCAAAAGCGCAAGCAGCAGCCGCTGGGACTGCTGCTAGGCGAACTGCACGTCGCACAGAACCGCAAATCAGGACGCAAGCTGGACGCACCTAGCAGCATCGAAAGCCGCTTCCTGGCTCTGTTGGATGCTGATGCGGAGGCATTGCCCTACCAGCTTCGGCAGGCGCTGACGCTGCTAAAGGCCAATGACACTAAGCCCGATTGGGCGCGACTTACCAATGACCTAATGCTCTGGCAGACCCGACTTGGCGATGGTATCCGCCGTGAATGGTCAGACGCCTTCTATACAGAAGCCGCCAAGCAAATTAGAGCTGAAGCCAATACCATAGACACACCCGAACCCGAACTCGCCCCGGAGGACCCCGCATGAAGGCCCTGCTCGAACTGCACCTTATTCAGAACTTTGCCCCCAGCAACCTCAACCGCGACGATACCGGTAGCCCCAAGGACGCCTACTTCGGCGGGGTGCGCCGCGCCCGCGTCAGCAGCCAGAGCTTCAAGCGGGCGATGCGGATGGACTTCAAGGAACGCCACTTATTGACCCGCGACGAGATCGGCGAGCGGACCAAGCGTGCCCATGAGGCCATCCGCGACCTATTGAAGGAGGCTGGGCGGGGCCACGAGGAGGCTGAGAAAGCGGCCATAGAAGCTCTGAAAGGCGTGAAACTTGAGGTCAAGACGACCAAACGTAAGGATGGAATTCAAGAAAAGAAAACGGAATATCTCGTTTTCCTGGGTAGGGATGAATTGGCCTCGTTCAGTCAGAAGATTCTTGAAAATTGGGAGGGCTTCGAAGCTCATCTCAAAGCTTTAGAGGCTGAGGCACAGAAAAAAACTCCCAAAGCTGTAGACCTTCCCAAGGAATTGAAGGCAAACCTTCTAGGTGCTTTGGATGGCTCGCGCGCCGTGGACATCGCCCTCTTCGGGCGGATGCTGGCCGATCTGCCCGACAAGAATGCCGACGCCGCCGCGCAGGTGGCCCACGCACTGGGCACCCACGCCATGAGCCGCCGCGAGTTCGACTTTTACACGGCAGTGGACGACCTCAAGCCGAATGACACGGCGGGCGCGGACATGCTGGGCACGGTGGAGTTCGGCAGCGCCACCTTCTACCGTTACCTGTGCATTGACCTCGCCAAGCTGCGGGGGAACTTGGGCGGGGACGACGACCTGGTGCTGCGCGGGCTGAAGGCGCTGTTGTACGCCAGCGTGTACGCCGTACCCACTGGCAAGCAGAACACCTTTGCGGCACACAACCTCCCCAGCCTGATCTCCACCGTGGTGCGGCAGGACGCCAGCCCGCGCAACCTCGCCAATGCCTTCGAGGTGGCCGTGAAGGCCAGAGAGGGCGGCCACGTCGCGCCCAGCATCGAGAAACTGGCGAACGAGTGGGACAGGCAGGAGCGCATCTTCGGCCAGGGCGGGCGTGGGCGGTACGTGAACGCGCACGACGAGTTGGAGATGGAGGCCCTGGGCGAACGGCAGCCGAACGTGGAGACCCTGATTGGCAGCGTGCTCAACGATGTGCGCGGCGTGCTGGGCCAGTTGGGGCAGTGAGGGATGGCGACCTTGCTGATCCGGCTGGTGGGGCCGATGCAGGCGTGGGGCACCCGCAGCCAGTTCGACGACCGTGACACCGAGGCCGAGCCCAGCAAAAGCGGTGTGCTCGGCCTGGTGGCTGCGGCGCTGGGCATTGACCGGGCCGAGCCGGTGGACCACCTTGCCGCCCTGCGTTTCGGCGTGCGGGTGGACCGCGAAGGTGTGGTCCGCAGCGATTACCACACGGCGCAACTCTTTCCCGGCGAGCGCAAGACGAGCACCAGCGTGACGCGCCGCGCCTACCTCGTAGACGCTGCCTTCTGGGCAGCGTTGGGCGGCGAGCGTCCGCTGCTGGAAGCCACCCACGCGGCCCTGCGAAACCCGCACTGGCCCCTGTGCCTGGGACGCAAGAGCTTTCCGCCCTCGGAAGCGCTCTGGCTGGACGGCGGTGTCCGTGAGGGCGAGTTGCTGGACGTGCTGCGCTCGGCCCCCAGCCTGCGTGGCGAGCGGAACGATCCCGACGCCCCTTACCGCTTCGTGGTGGACCGGGACGCGGTGTCGGGCGACACGCGCCGCCTTTCACCGGGCCTGCGCCGGGACGATCCCACCGCCTCCTTTGCCGAGCGTCGCTACGCCCTGCGCGACGTGTGGATGTTCAGCGAGGCTCCTATGGCACGGCCCGCGCCCCTGCCGGAGGTGGGCTGATGTACCTCTCCCGTCTCTTCCTGAACGAGGGGAACCGTCAGGCCGATGGAGACCTGCGGAGCGCTTACGGCCTGCACCAGTCGCTGCGCTGGGCCTTTCCCGGCGCGGGCGAGGAAGGCCGCCCCCTCCCCGACGGCGAGCGGTTGCTGTGGCGCAACGATGATCAGAAGGGCCTCCTCGTGCAGAGCATGACCCGCCCCGATTGGCAGGCACTGGAGGACCGCTGGCCCGGCTACTTCCAAGACATCCAGGTGAGGCCCCTGGACCTCTCGGGCCTGCGCGAGGGGGACCGTCTGCTGTTCCGTTTGCGGGCGAACGTTACCGTCAACCGTTACCGCAACGACCAAGACCGCACGACGGACCCCCGCACGAAGCGGGAAGCCCTGCGCGGCGCGAAGGAACAACTGGAATGGCTCGACCGCCAGGGCGAACGGGGCGGCTTTGCCATACTGGGCGCGGACATCGTGCAGAGCGGCAACGTCCGGCTGTACAAGGCGCGGGGAGGCGCGCCCATGACCCTCTTCGCCGTGACCTTCGAGGGGCTGCTGACCGTGGAGGATCCCTCACAACTCGCGCAGACCGCACAGCAGGGCGTCGGCAAGGCCAAATCGCTGGGCTTCGGCCTGCTGAGCCTCGCCCGGAGGTAGACCGTGACGGATCTCATGACGCATCAGAGCCAGGCTCCAATCGTCTGGAAGAAACAGAATCTCCGGGAACTGCCCAAGTTTCGGGACGGGACCTCTTATCTGTACCTCGAGCACAGCACGCTGGAGCAGGACGGGCGCAGCATCCAAGCCTTCCACCCAGAGGGCATGATCACCATTCCCTGTGCCAGCTTGGGCGTGCTGTTGCTCGGCCCGGGGACCAGCGTGAGCCACAGCGCCATGAAGGCCCTCTCGGACACGGGCTGTTCAGTGCTGTGGGTGGGCGAACAGGGCGTGCGGATGTATGCCAGCGGCGTTGGGGAATCGCGCAAATCGGAGCGCCTGATGCGACAGGCCCGGCTGTGGGCACACCCCCGCAGTCGTGAACGCATCGTGCGGCAGATGTACACGATGCGCTTCCCAGAGGGGCTGCCCGACCACCTCACGCTGCAACAGATTCGCGGGCGCGAGGGGGCACGGGTGCGCGACTTGTACGCCCGCTACAGCCAAGCGCACGGCGTCAAGTGGCAGGAGCGCAAGTACAATCGCGGGAACTGGGACGAGGCCAGCCCCATCAACAAGGCGATCAGTAGCGGGACCGCTTGCCTGTACGGCCTCGCGCACGCAGCCATCCTGAGTTGTGGATACAGCCCAGCCCTGGGCTTCGTGCATACCGGCAAGCAACTCAGCTTCGTGTACGACGTGGCGGACCTGTACAAGATGGAAGTCGTGATGCCCGTCGCCTTTCAGGAGGCGGCGCGGGGCGGCCAGGACATCGACCGACGTGTGCGCCTGGCCCTGCGCGACCACATCAAGCAGTTGCGGCTGCTGGAGCGCATGGCGAACGATCTGCTCACCCTCCTCGACGACCGCCATGAGATTGACCCCGGGGATGACGACGTGGGCGAGTTGTGGGACCCCGAAGGCAATGTGCAGGGTGGGGTGAACCATGCTGGTGATGACGCTTGAGCGTGTTCCCCCATCCTTGCGCGGAGAGCTGACACGCTGGCTGATCGAGGTCCAGACGGGCGTGTACGTGGGCACCGTCAGCGCTACTGTCCGCGACCTACTGTGGGACAAGGTGGTGCAGCACGCCCGCGGAGGCCGCTGCACCCAGCTCTACCGCAGCAACAGTGAGCAGGGTTTTGCTGTCCGGATGCATGGCGAGGGGCGGCGTACGTTGGTGGATCTCGAAGGGTATCAACTTGTGGCCGTCAAGGACGCCCGGTATGAGACACTAAAAGGGAACTTTGCCCCTCCCGAGGAGCTTGAAACTTTGTAAGGTTAGTTACCCTGGGGTCGAGGGTCTTCAGGGGAGAGGATGTAGGGTTTACTGCGTCAGTTCAGAGTGTTTTCCCCGTGCAGGCGGGGATGTTCCGGCCTGGCGGTAGGCCTGCCCGAGATACACGGCGTTTTCCCCGTGCAGGCGGGGATGTTCCGGGCTCGAGCTTGCGGGCCTCCTCCGCGCAGTTGTTTTCCCCGTGCAGGCGGGGATGTTCCGGCGGCACGGGGATCGTTCCGCACGCCCCCGAGGTTTTCCCCGTGCAGGCGGGGATGTTCCGCCCACCCACGCCGGGGCACTCTCCAGAATCCGGTTTTCCCCGTGCAGGCGGGGATGTTCCGCGCGGTAGCTCTGCATCAGCAGCGGCGCGTTCGTTTTCCCCGTGCAGGCGGGGATGTTCCGGTTTTCCGACATCACAGCCGCAACCGCGAAAAGTTTTCCCCGTGCAGGCGGGGATGTTCCGCGGCCTCTCGTATCCCGTCAGGCAAACCCTCGGTTTTCCCCGTGCAGGCGGGGATGTTCCGAGCAAGTTCTGGAAGCGTGTCGGTGAGATCGCGTTTTCCCCGTGCAGGCGGGGATGTTCCGGGATATTCGAATAGCGGCATCTCGTCGGGGTTGTTTTCCCCGTGCAGGCGGGGATGTTCCGCTGAACCCATGCCCCAGCCCACAGAAGAGCAAGTTTTCCCCGTGCAGGCGGGGATGTTCCGTACGACCTGATGCAGGAGTTCGGCGCCGATCAGTTTTCCCCGTGCAGGCGGGGATGTTCCGGCGCGTGCCAACCCGAGCAGCTTCCCGACGGTGTTTTCCCCGTGCAGGCGGGGATGTTCCGACCGGCAACCCCGTCGGCAACGTCGGTATCAAGTTTTCCCCGTGCAGGCGGGGATGTTCCGCCAGGGGGGCGAAGTGGCATTCCCTCGGATTCGTTTTCCCCGTGCAGGCGGGGATGTTCCGATGAGAACCCAACAACACGGTTTCCCGGAGACGTTTTCCCCGTGCAGGCGGGGATGTTCCGGGGATCAGGACGCCGCTGGCGATGGTGGCGATGTTTTCCCCGTGCAGGCGGGGATGTTCCGCGTTCGGGAGGATGGCCCGGCGCTCGGGGTCGGTTTTCCCCGTGCAGGCGGGGATGTTCCGTGGCGAGCGGCGAACTCTCGCCCTCCTCGCCCGTTTTCCCCGTGCAGGCGGGGATGTTCCGGTGGGGCGCCGGGCCATTGGCTACCGGGCCGGGTTTTCCCCGTGCAGGCGGGGATGTTCCTGCGCACCCCCACGGGCCGTTCGCGGTGGGGGCGTTTTCCCCGTGCAGGCGGGGATGTTCCGGCTCCAGGGCCTACGCGGACAATGCCGGGTTGGTTTTCCCCGTGCAGGCGGGGATGTTCCGGCAAGGTCGGCGTTGACGATGCGGACGCTGCCGTTTTCCCCGTGCAGGCGGGGATGTTCCGCCGGTTCCCTCAATGGCCTTCCTGTGCTCGGTGTTTTCCCCGTGCAGGCGGGGATGTTCCGCCCGAGTGTCTGAAACAGACAGCCAACCGACGGTTTTCCCCGTGCAGGCGGGGATGTTCCGTTGGAGCCGGGGACACTGTACGGCGTCGCGTGGTTTTCCCCGTGCAGGCGGGGATGTTCCGCTCTTGGAGCGGGTCCTGGGAGCGAGGTTCGCGTTTTCCCCGTGCAGGCGGGGATGTTCCGATGCAATTGAGCCAAACCATGCGCTTGTTGAAGTTTTCCCCGTGCAGGCGGGGATGTTCCGTGCGCCGAGGCTGGGCACGCGGGCTGCGTGAAGTTTTCCCCGTGCAGGCGGGGATGTTCCGTGAGGGGTGCCCTGCGGGCGGTAGTCGTCCCAGTTTTCCCCGTGCAGGCGGGGATGTTCCGGTCCGGTGATCGAGTCGCAGCGCCTCCAGCTCGTTTTCCCCGTGCAGGCGGGGATGTTCCGTCCATCATCACCCGGGTCGCCGGGGCAGCCGAGTTTTCCCCGTGCAGGCGGGGATGTTCCGTCGGTCGGCGTGATCGAGAGTTCCGTACTCACGTTTTCCCCGTGCAGGCGGGGATGTTCCGTCGGCCACCCTGTGATGCCGGGGGGTGAGGGCGTTTTCCCCGTGCAGGCGGGGATGTTCCGGCCGCCCTGAGCCTTCCAGCCAGCAGGAGGCCGTTTTCCCCGTGCAGGCGGGGATGTTCCGCGAACAACAATCCCGAACTCGCCTCCTACTACGTTTTCCCCGTGCAGGCGGGGATGTTCCGTCAACGCGGAGGGCCTGACCCTGCGCCAGCGGGTTTTCCCCGTGCAGGCGGGGATGTTCCGGTCAGCCCGCCCGTCTGCCCGGTGATCGCGTCGTTTTCCCCGTGCAGGCGGGGATGTTCCGCAATGACCCGCTACGGTGCCGCCGCCCACACCGTTTTCCCCGTGCAGGCGGGGATGTTCCGTCGTTGCCGCTGACGTTGGCCCCGCTGTTGTAGTTTTCCCCGTGCAGGCGGGGATGTTCCGGACACCCGGTTCAGGGAGTACGCCCTGCACGAGTTTTCCCCGTGCAGGCGGGGATGTTCCGGCGGCCGGCCTGCTCGACCCGAAACGGATGGCGTTTTCCCCGTGCAGGCGGGGATGTTCCGGTGGATCAGGCCCGCCTCGCACTCCGCAACATGTTTTCCCCGTGCAGGCGGGGATGTTCCGCGCGCACCGTTCGGCCAGGGCCAGATGCGCCGGTTTTCCCCGTGCAGGCGGGGATGTTCCGCTCCGCCCGGAGGGCGTGGAATGCCTCCAGGAGTTTTCCCCGTGCAGGCGGGGATGTTCCGGCCGAACCCTTCCGGGGCGCCGCCGAGGCCGCGTTTTCCCCGTGCAGGCGGGGATGTTCCGCTCGTGGAGGTGAGCCGTGAATGATCTCCCGCGTTTTCCCCGTGCAGGCGGGGATGTTCCGGCTTCATGAAGGGTGAAGGGCGGGGCGAGTCCGTTTTCCCCGTGCAGGCGGGGATGTTCCGCGTACCCTGTCCGCCCCCCCGCCGACCAGCCCGTTTTCCCCGTGCAGGCGGGGATGTTCCGCGCCTCCACCAGGACCGCGTGCAGGTCTCGACGTTTTCCCCGTGCAGGCGGGGATGTTCCGATTGACCGCGAGGCTTACCTTTATGCCGAGGGGTTTTCCCCGTGCAGGCGGGGATGTTCCGCGCAATCCACCCGCATGGCCGCCCTCATCCGGGTTTTCCCCGTGCAGGCGGGGATGTTCCGCGGGAAGGGGTCCGGGCGCCGACGCTCGTGGAGTTTTCCCCGTGCAGGCGGGGATGTTCCGCAAAACGTGCGAACCGCAATCCTGACCGCCGCGTTTTCCCCGTGCAGGCGGGGATGTTCCGGTGGCGGAGCGACACAGGGGGCGCAAACTGACGTTTTCCCCGTGCAGGCGGGGATGTTCCGGCGCGGCACGACACCCCGAGCAGCCGGGGCACGTTTTCCCCGTGCAGGCGGGGATGTTCCGGGGGGCGCGTGAGACGCGGCGAGGAGAGGCTGGTTTTCCCCGTGCAGGCGGGGATGTTCCGCGGTTCCCTGTGACAGCAGGTCGAGCCGCTTCGTTTTCCCCGTGCAGGCGGGGATGTTCCGCTTCCTCACGGTCACGGCAGGCCGCTTGAGGTGTTTTCCCCGTGCAGGCGGGGATGTTCCGATCGCCCCCGCTCCACGACGGTCCTGCCCGTGGGCGGGGATGTTCCTCGCTGGGCTTAGGTGGCGCAGGGCGCAGGTCAGACTCCATTCGTCTCTCCCTCAAGTCCTAGGCACTCCGCCCGGGAGCGTATTAGCCTGGATAGGCGCGCTCTGGTACCAGTCCGTTGCCGAGCCCGCCGTTTGCCTAAAATCGATGATGCCATGGGGAGTCCGACACTGTCCTCAGGCCGCAGGCTCCTCGTCGGTGTCCTCTTCCACCCGCCTGGCCGCGCTCCTGATCTTGAGGGGCTTGGGGGTGAGGAGGTCGCCCAGGCTGAAGGTGTGGCGCTCGTGTTCCTCGACGAAGATGTGACGGTAGATGTCCGCCGTCGTGCTGGGGCGGCTGTGTCCCAGCTTCTCGCTCACCACCTCCATCGGTACGCCCCTGGACAGCATCAGGCTCGCGTACGTGTGCCGCAGGTCGTGGAAACGCACTTCCCCTAGGCTCGCTTTGGCGGCAATCTTCCCAGCAAGCTTGGTCAAGGAGTCGGGGTACAGCCGTTGCCCCCGCGCGTTCGCGAACACATGCCCTCCGGGGTTGATGCCCTCCTGCCGATGCCGCCGAAGCAGTTCCACCGTCTCCAGCGCGAGGTGGAGGTCGCGGATGCCCGACTCCGTCTTGGGCGCTCCCAGCGTCGCCTTGCCATTGACCACCGTGATGTTCTCCCGCACCCGTAACAGCCCCTGCTCCAGGTCGAGGTGAGCCCACCTCAGGGCGCAGACTTCACCCCGCCGCAGGCCCGTCGCGATCACGAACTCGAAGAGGACGCTCAGGCGATGTTTCCCC from Deinococcus aetherius includes:
- the cas2e gene encoding type I-E CRISPR-associated endoribonuclease Cas2e yields the protein MLVMTLERVPPSLRGELTRWLIEVQTGVYVGTVSATVRDLLWDKVVQHARGGRCTQLYRSNSEQGFAVRMHGEGRRTLVDLEGYQLVAVKDARYETLKGNFAPPEELETL
- a CDS encoding tyrosine-type recombinase/integrase, which translates into the protein MAGRRDNGEGCVKQLPSGSYRWQITLGFDERGKQLLKSGTEKTKRDAERARVQALADYQRGLLPTPSQIRLADWLPRWLELKRPNLAPKTFANYSYVIDKHLTPLLGQRKLQDLKPSDVRAAYVRLSDNGFSKSLLHQVRVILRQALQEAVFDEIVARNVAEVARLPSFRRGKTSRALDSQEVEAFLKAAGKHRLSVLFEFVIATGLRRGEVCALRWAHLDLEQGLLRVRENITVVNGKATLGAPKTESGIRDLHLALETVELLRRHRQEGINPGGHVFANARGQRLYPDSLTKLAGKIAAKASLGEVRFHDLRHTYASLMLSRGVPMEVVSEKLGHSRPSTTADIYRHIFVEEHERHTFSLGDLLTPKPLKIRSAARRVEEDTDEEPAA